In one Bacillus thuringiensis genomic region, the following are encoded:
- a CDS encoding protein adenylyltransferase SelO, producing MTKINETGWNLDNSYTTLPQSFYTEIPPTPVSSPELVKLNHSLAISLGLTPEELKKEAEIAIFAGNALPEGAHPLAQAYAGHQFGHFNMLGDGRALLIGEQITPSGERFDIQLKGSGPTPYSRRGDGRAALGPMLREYIISEAMYALDIPTTRSLAVVTTGEATYRETKLPGAILTRVASSHIRVGTFQYAAARGSIEDLKSLADYTIKRHYPEIESHENRYTALLQAVIKRQASLIAKWQLVGFIHGVMNTDNITISGETIDYGPCAFMDNYDQGTVFSSIDTQGRYAYGNQPYMAAWDLARLAESLIPILHEDDEEALKIAQDEISKFSVQYENNWFLGMKKKLGLFSNEEQDQSLIEQLLKMMEKYKADYTNTFRSLTLDTLENTPLFDSPEFKEWYKLWQSRLEKQEESKENAYEMMKNNNPSIIPRNHRVEEALEAAVTNDDYSVMEKLLEALSNPYAYSTDQEEYCIPPAPTNRPYRTFCGT from the coding sequence ATGACTAAAATTAATGAAACAGGTTGGAATTTAGATAATAGTTATACGACTTTACCACAATCATTTTATACAGAAATCCCCCCTACTCCCGTAAGTTCACCGGAGTTAGTTAAACTAAACCATTCATTAGCGATATCTCTTGGCTTGACCCCTGAAGAACTGAAAAAGGAAGCTGAAATTGCTATTTTCGCTGGTAATGCACTCCCAGAAGGAGCTCATCCATTAGCTCAAGCATATGCTGGTCATCAATTCGGACATTTTAATATGTTAGGCGACGGTCGTGCTCTTTTAATTGGCGAACAAATTACTCCTTCAGGTGAGCGTTTCGATATTCAACTGAAAGGTTCTGGCCCTACTCCCTATTCACGCCGAGGAGATGGCCGTGCTGCACTCGGTCCGATGCTACGTGAATATATCATTAGTGAGGCAATGTATGCACTTGATATTCCGACTACTCGCAGTTTAGCAGTTGTCACAACTGGTGAAGCAACATATCGTGAAACAAAGTTACCTGGAGCAATTTTAACTAGAGTAGCTAGTAGCCATATACGCGTCGGTACATTTCAATATGCTGCAGCTCGTGGTTCAATAGAGGACCTGAAATCACTAGCTGACTATACGATAAAAAGGCATTACCCAGAAATTGAATCCCATGAAAACCGATATACTGCATTACTACAAGCAGTCATTAAAAGACAAGCCAGTCTTATCGCAAAATGGCAACTTGTTGGATTTATCCACGGTGTAATGAACACTGACAATATAACGATTAGTGGCGAAACAATTGATTACGGTCCTTGTGCATTTATGGACAATTACGATCAAGGAACCGTATTCAGCTCTATTGACACACAAGGCCGTTATGCATATGGAAATCAACCATATATGGCCGCATGGGATCTCGCACGACTAGCAGAATCTTTAATACCGATTCTGCACGAAGATGATGAAGAAGCACTAAAAATCGCTCAAGACGAAATTTCGAAATTTAGCGTACAGTATGAAAACAATTGGTTCCTTGGAATGAAAAAGAAATTAGGACTATTTAGCAACGAAGAACAAGATCAATCACTTATTGAGCAACTTTTAAAAATGATGGAGAAATATAAAGCAGATTACACTAATACATTCCGTTCATTAACTCTTGATACGTTAGAAAATACCCCTCTATTCGATAGTCCTGAATTTAAAGAATGGTACAAACTGTGGCAATCTCGATTAGAAAAACAAGAAGAATCGAAAGAAAACGCCTACGAGATGATGAAAAATAATAACCCATCAATCATCCCGAGGAACCACCGTGTAGAAGAAGCACTAGAAGCAGCTGTTACAAATGACGACTATAGCGTAATGGAGAAACTTCTTGAAGCTTTATCAAACCCTTATGCGTATTCTACAGATCAAGAAGAATACTGCATTCCGCCTGCACCGACGAATCGCCCTTATCGTACTTTTTGTGGGACTTGA